From the Psilocybe cubensis strain MGC-MH-2018 chromosome 6, whole genome shotgun sequence genome, the window GTCGTCTATTCTTCGGAAACCTAGTAGATATGGTAATGAAATCCATTATACTCCGCGTCTGATCACAAGCAAAGATCGAACTCGGCGACATAATTAGTTTTTCCCCATCTTTCTAAATTGCACTGCTCTATTTTTCATCTTCGAGGATGTTTACTATATCTAAATAAATAGATAAAAGACATGCTGTGTAGTACGGTCGTAAGAATTTCAACCAGCGACAAGTTTCTTCGAAACACTAATCGGGTAAGAGTAAGAATTGTCAGTATAATACCACATTAACAGTCATTCGCATAGTATACGAGACACAGCGTTGCTGCTACAGACCGAGACTTTCAGATTATCTGGGCAAAGTCGAAAACATGATAGAGTTCCAAAGTTGggtcttgacaaaaggtgACGGACCATTAATTTCCTCTTTAGGACGACGCGACAACAAGCAAAGCCAAACAAAGGTCGTCGTGTTATTGCACCCGCGCAACCATCAACTGGGCTATGATCAGCAAACCGTGACCTTCGTGCATCCCTCTCTAAATCCCAAGTTGAACACATTCTACACTTTCTTGAATTTATACCTTCACCTTTTCAAATGGGCGCTGGACAGTCTACTTCTCAATCACACGTACCGACACGCGGTCTCCACGTACTCAGAGTTACCCCTTCCTCTCCAGCCTTCCACTCAAACATTGAACCCTTTTTCGATTTTGTAGTCGGGTTCGAAGGGGACTCACTATCAGAAGAAAATGCTATCGATGCCTCAGAGCTGGAGAGAATCGTCGAAAGTCACGAAAACCGGACTTTGAATCTGCTCGTCTGGAACAGCAAGAGTCAACTTACAAGAGGTAGATCGCGTCGTTTCCAAAGAGCTTGCACCAAGAAGGCTGATTTTTTGTAGTCGTGCCTATAACTCCTTCTAGAGTATGGTCTCAGCAACAAATCAACCCGAACGAGTCGCAAAATTCTGAATCTCTCTCTCAACCATCGCTTTTAGGCCTCAGTATGCGCCTATGCCAACCAGAGACGGCATCTGACAATGTATGGCACGTACTAGACGTCATAGAAGGAAGTCCAGCGGAAAGTGCTGGCCTTGTGCCAATGGGCGATTGGATACTTGGCTGGTCTGGAGGTGTATTGACCGCTGAAAATGACTTCTATGATCTTGTTGAAGCCGTATGATTTTCCTTTTCCGAGTGCTGCTCTGCATCTAATTTTCTTTCACAGCACATCGACAAACCCCTTCGAGTTTACGTCTACTCGTACGATTTTGAGTTCGTTAATCCATTACTTGCTTGAATAAGCGGATCACTCACAAGGCGTTATAGCACACTTAGAGAGGTTGTCCTTATACCCAATCGACATTGGGGTGGAGATGGTCTCTTGGGTTGTGTGTTCGGGTGCGCAATTATCATATAGACAAAATTGTTTGTGCTTTCGGCCACTTCTAACCTTTCAATGTAGATTCGGACTTTTACACAGGATACCACCTCAACCTGAAGATCGCGTCCCTGGCACAATACCCCCAGAGCTCCAAGAAATGGGGGATGAATACGGCCACCAGGATCTGTTCGTGCCCGCGGATATTGACGAAAGTCAGCACACGCAGGGCCGCATTGCAAATCGGCAACACAATTCATGGTACCAAGATTCTATACCCAAGTCAAACGATGCCCATGGAGAAACTCGGGCTGTTCACAAGCAACACTCTCATGATCATGGAGGCTCCAGCCTTCAATAGCTTGTCATCGTCTCAGACATGGACGTAAAACATAGTTCATTGCTCTCCCTAGCCCTTTCTCTGTACCCCTTTCCCTGTCGCTGGATAACCTCCCATTCTTTGACAGATAAAGATGTCATTCACAGCCAGATCTAAACGGACCTACCAAGATCGCTTTGCTCCATCACAGCGATATCATCACACTCCGCATGCGCGCTCAAAGCTGAACCAAAGGTTTAACTTTGTTGCGTCGTAATGTTTTGTGACTGTATCAAGGGAATATTGCAAGTAATGACGAGCAAACCGATCTTCGGATATAATCAAAAAGACATTTTCAGCGGTTTATTGAATCGCATGTCAAATGACTTCACCTTCCATTGGCCAAAGTATTTAACCTTGCGGCTTCTATCATTTGAAATGTGCATTTGATTCATTGTCATGCTGAGGTACAAGGGACTATAGTGGGCAACGTATATGCCTCAATGAACGATAAAAAGGCTACCAATTCTTCTCAATGATCAGCCCATTCCGGGTAGACCGCTAAGTTCTTCGCGCACAAGGACAAAATTTGTTTTTCGTCTGTTACATTTGCGATAGCGGATTCGCGGGTCCAGTGGAAGTTAGTGTTTGCATGTTTTGCTTCCAGTTCCACGTGTTATTCATGAATATGATGAACACTTGATGAAGTCACAAGAATCCTTTCTTTTGTTTAAGACCAAAGTTAGGACGCCGGGTTCTATGAACGAACAACGTAAACTGCGAACTCTAACGTCCAATAGCTACTTCTACACTGTATACCCTATACGGAGGATACGTGGAACTATTTCCAGGTGGAACTTCCAAGATTCATCTTCATTCATTGCTAATAATTCTATCAGGTTGACCTTAAGATCACTTCTCTCTACATTTGTGTTCCAGCGAAGTTGCGCTAAAGCCAAGGGTTTCGAGGACACTCTCTTCAGATATGATTGGGTATTCTAGTATTTTCCATCGAATATTGGAGCGCGAATGGCATCCTGTGACATACATGAAAGACTCATGGAACGTTGAACTGGAAGAGCTCATCCGACATATTGAGATTAATCTGCGTCTCAAATCTAATCAACTCtatgttttcttcttgtctTCGGCTGTTGTGAACTTTGGCGTGAAAACTTTAGAGTCTAGCTTGTTGATTGATTCTGGGGTGCCAATGATTTTCAATGGAATACAACTACATGAGTTTCCCAAAAATCGACTCTCCTCTACCTCCCAGGATTGATATCAATTACTATCAACGTCGTGGGCGGTATTTCTGGAGATAATTTTCTGGGttcaaattatatttacgaCTCTGTTCAACTGTTCCAAACCACTTTGACAGACGCAGTGAAAGTAGCTCAGATAATTGGGGAACACTTTTACACGTAACGAGGAAGTGACAAGTTGGATTAATAAAGTATATCACATAGCCGACACTAGGTGTCTATGGCTTTAGGAGATGTTGAGGTCCCAGAACCAGTACTGGGATTAAACTCTAAGCTTTGAGCAATCAAAGGCCATACTGATCAATGACGCCAATGAGATATTGTCGGCAAGATGAAGAACAAAGAACTCAAACCTTCTTCGAAACCAGGATGCCTTCCATTCCTAATTTGCAGCCATACATTTTTCATGGTCTCGGAGGCACGAATTTCATGCCAGTGAGACAGAAAAAATTCTACCTCCACCTGTTCTTTGTAAGATGTTTGAAGCTCAGAAAGTTTGAATGAGATCATTAACCTTGCGTATTGCTTCAAATGCTGCGGCAAAAGGCGAAAAGACTTCATATCCGATGTTGTCAACAGTTAAAGACTTCAGGATATGCTTGAAAGAAAAGGTCAGCATTTTCAACCATATTCACGGTTGACATACTTGAGCAGCGCGTTCTTTTAAGTCGCTCATATCAAGTCCTATACTCCGTTGAGTAGTCAGCCCAAAATGATAGGCGTAATTACATACTATCAGCAATTCTGTACATAGATTTAGCTGAACATGGAGCTGGCCTTCCAGGATTTGCAGCCATCCACTCTTTGATCCATTCGGCTCGCGAAGATGATTGATCCCTAGAAGATATGCGCTTTGCTCCAGGAACTTGGCATCCCTCTGACGGTGTAGAAGGAATGCTTTCAGATGGGGGAAGGGTGCCATCTTGCGGCATTGCGAGAAATGATGAAGACAAAGGGGCAAAAACAATGTTATTTGTATAGATCTATCTCATGATTAATGAGTTTAGCTGGAAAGAAAGACGATTACTCACGTAATACAGCATGGCACGATAGGTGTTGTAAGCAGCATCACGAACAACGATTGTCATCTTGGGAGGTACGCTGGCAATGGTCTCTTGAATTGATTTGACAGGTTCGGAAAATGGCTCGGTCGGAGGGCTAGCGAAATGAGCTTCAGATATGGTGGATTGTGTCTCTGATCTATCGCCATCCTCCGTGTTAGAGTCGGGCAGAGACAGAGCGAAGTCGTCTGTCCCGTCTGAACTTGATAACCGACGGCTCCTGGACTCCGAAAATTCTTCGTCATCGTTATCAGAGTCCTCAAATTCATCAAGAATCATATTGAGCCGCCGATGGCTTCGCCTTGATGTATGTGAGATTGTTTGCGGTGTTCCAATTGATTGCTCCAGGGGATCGGAAACGCCTTCAGCGAAGTTGGAATTAAACACTTGTAATTGTCATTAATGGCTTCCGGTCGACGTGGTATAGTCACAGAACCTACTGGTTTCGAAATATTCAGACCGTTGAAGTAACTTCTTGGAAGCCCAAATTTTTCGGGCATTGCTGAGGCTCTGGTGTCGGTTCGGAATAATAAATTGAACATCCGAATAGAGAGGATCATCTAGCAATGATCCGACTGTGTCCAATAGAGCCTTAGGAACAGGTTGACGGGGTAAAGTTTGGCTAGGTGCGGCGGGCGATGAAGTAATGGTGCAAATTATCACAAAAGCGTCTTGGGCCTTTACTGGCAATGACTGGTAGTATACACTGTCTCTCCGAGCAAATTGTGCCCTGTGGGATGAGCCGTCAGAATTAATACTTTAATACATTGAAAATGGGTAAGTCACCATCCCCAGTTGGCGGTCTGTGGAAAGTATGTTATCTGACCAAAGCAAAACATATAGATTGAATACTTACTTTGTACGTAAAGGAATGATTATGTGCTTCTTTAGCATTGTACAGCACATTCTTACCCACACTGAAACAAATAACAATCAGACTGGTGTCGCGAGCATAGCTCCTTTACGACATTACTTCCTAAGCTCAAAACTGAATTTATAGACTCCTTCGCGGACCCATCTAAGGTTTCTCTTGTGAATAGAGTAAAGATAATGGCAAATTCTTCACGTGCCTTCCAGAATCTGACAGTGAAgcctccttttcttcgaCAGTGGGCTGTACGAATGGCATATCAATCACAAACGAATCTGGCAGAAAGCAGGAGGGAGCTTTCACTCACTTCGCATGAGAGATATAGGCTCACAaatcctcctccctctgtTCCATCCTTTGTTGGCCCAGCGTTAGCGTAAAAGAGAATCTGTCATCGATGTAGAGCTCCAATGGGTGATAGTATGTATAATATAGTGTCGGTAGTATATACCTGCCACCTATTATTTCCAAAGCGTATGGATTTAGTGACTTTTGATTTCTTATCGCCTTTCGTTGAATCGAAAAGACTTTTGAGCCCACTAAGGGTCCACTCGAATGTAATTGAAGAGGATTCTGAATACTCCGAGTTGATGTCGATGTTATCCATAAAGACGAGATGATAAGTAATTCAATGCCTTATTAGATCAGATGAGGGAGGCCGACTACATGCATGATGTGGAGTAAAACCTGACTGTAGTCTGCAGTCAGTGAGGACTGAGGAGAATTAGAACTATAATAAACAGGGGTGAGCCGGAACCAATAGTTAGGTGCCAACTTCACGTGACCTATCATATAACGATGAAGGCCCGGGGACTGGCATCCGAAATGTAGGTATCATTTGTCTCTTATATTGGGCCTTCTCAACCCTTCATCTAATGAAAAtcgatttgaagaggtggagggAGATAATTTGCTGATAACctcatgtacatgtacatttGATATACATGTTCCGCTAGTAATAAAACTATTTCTTCGCAAGCATCTTGCGGAAATCGTCCTGACCTTTACTGCTAACATTAGGCGCAGAAGACGACGCGACAGGAGACTTTTCCTCTGCATGGGACTTTGAGGTGGGAAGAGGCTTTTTGAATCCAAGCCCGGCTTTGGGCTTTGATGGTCCGAGCTTTCTTGGCTTGAACAAAGCATTTACCCCCTCTTGTTTCGTCGTTCCCGAGACTCGTGGGGTAGGGATATCTTCAGTGAATTCCAATGTATTGCCTCCAAATTCTATGGGTTCCGTCATGAGGATGAGCCTTCCTGCATCCTAGAGAATATTGGTTTGAGAGGTACGCAAGAAAAGCGATTCGGGAAAACCTACTGCAGGGTTTTCCAATTCAAGCAACGCTTCTCGTTTATCCAAGAAAACTTCGAGTCTTTTGACAGGGACGATCTTTTCCAGGACTTGCTGCAAGAGACCTTCTTGCACAGCAGGAGGAAGGTTCTTGATGCGAACAGATCTATTACGAATTTCCGCGACTTTACTAATCCCAATGTCTGACCTGTAGGCCATGACATAAGTGCACACAAAGAACGTTAAGTACAAAGCCTACCTGTGTTTTGCGCGAACGCGAGTGTCAGCTAGTGTCACTGCTAGTCGGCGTTTCTTTAGCTCATGATTATTTGCGGATAAAGCATTCTGAGCATCTTTCTAAGCAGGAAATGACCGTCAGAACAACCGGAGAGATACAAAGGGTTGACTAACCGCTTCTTCAAACTCAACAAAAGCGAATCCTCTAGCATGTCCATTGTCATCAAGTGCTATTCTGACGTCTTTCACGGTACCATACTGCATCAAAACAGTGAGCTGCTGCATTGACATGGTGGCACAGTGCTCTTACAGTAGCAAAAAGTTTTTCAAGATCATTTTTATTCGTGAACCTGCTTAAGCCAGCAACATAAACCTCCTTTTCATTTGCGTCTTGATCagtcctttcttttttccgtTCTGGGTTTGAAATATAGACATTAAGAGGAAGGTTTGGCTCGAGTTCACGTCCATGCAGTTCCAGACATTTCTGGGCTGCATCCTACAAGATTTCAATCAGGGTGCGTTCACTTTGATTTGgaaaaaaaccaacaggagAAGTAAATTGAACATAGCAGAATCTTCGAGTATTCTTGAACTTTTTGCTCGGCCAGCGAACGTCAAATATGGTCCCA encodes:
- a CDS encoding Golgi reassembly-stacking protein 2, which codes for MGAGQSTSQSHVPTRGLHVLRVTPSSPAFHSNIEPFFDFVVGFEGDSLSEENAIDASELERIVESHENRTLNLLVWNSKSQLTRGLSMRLCQPETASDNVWHVLDVIEGSPAESAGLVPMGDWILGWSGGVLTAENDFYDLVEAHIDKPLRVYVYSYDFEIPPQPEDRVPGTIPPELQEMGDEYGHQDLFVPADIDESQHTQGRIANRQHNSWYQDSIPKSNDAHGETRAVHKQHSHDHGGSSLQ